The genomic DNA TGCAacaaataatagtaaaaatatgttgcatttCCCTTTACAGGGGGAGTATTTTTGAATCATACTGAAAGTAACTTGCAGGAGGGTTCCAGCCCAATCCGGATAGGTATCAAAGACAAAACTCGCATtttcctgatgtttttctttttctcaagataaataaataaaaaaaaacaacattattttgctttcaaatCATGCCAGTTACTTTTGATTTGCTGCACtattttattgctatttttagaGTTGATGACTACAAACTGACAGGTAAATGTGCACAcattacagaataaaaaaggGGCCATTTCAGTAGTACTTTTTTGGCTTCCAGATTCTCTTTAAGTTTTCACCTAGACTTGTATTTGTTAATCACAAACTGCTTAAGAACCATATTTATCTTAGGAAAGTCCATGCTGAGTTTTTGAAGTTCAGCTATTATAGATTTTGATTTAGAGCTGATTCAGTTGGTTTAGTTGCCAACAAACAGTGAAATACTCCATTACCACATTATTGCATTTAAAGCCAAATCTAACACTGTTGTTTCATGGTGGTAAGTTTGGTGGTCCAGAAGGATAATCAGTCCAAGCAcaggctgttgttttttttttaatgagaccAAATAGGCTAACTAGCTTAGCCCAGACCTCAACCCTACAATAACTGAACTTCTCACAGTAAACATGCTAATTTAAATCAGCTCGGCTGATTCTGCCAAGAAGAATGTTCAAATATCCGGCAGAATTACATTTCAAGCTTGTTGATGGTAATAAAATCCATCTGACCATGGTGCAACTTGCTAGAGCGAGATTTAACCAAAAAGTAGAGGGAGTCCATTtagattttgaggaaaaaaaacatgaaaataaataataaaaagcaccAGGTTAACCGTACTGATGCACATAACGCATTCATATAAGCTTCTATATATCTAGCTGGTTAAGGGGTGCAAATGGGTGACTAAGGCAGCCCAATAAAGaattcacaaaacatttaattaatgctCATATCAAATGAGAGCAAGAACATATGATTGTGCTTTATTTAATTCGTGAGAATTCAAATAGCTATTTCACAcaaattcccttttttttttatcatacaTAAATATATCAGTGTTTATGGTCATGTATTCAGCATATTTTTCCCTGTTctgttgaaattaaatatataactaaTATCACAGTATTGAAACACACAGACGAGATTGATCTCTGGGTATCAGCTCGTCGAGTTGTAAAAACCTTTCATATATTTATCTTTGAGAAGAGCTGAAAGCACCAACATGTGAAGTCATTGTCGCACCGTTCACGTCGGACTAAAAGGTGCTTGTGTAGAAGATGTTGATCCAAGGCACTTTCCTTTCTTCCTAaggtacatttaaataaaacctacaGGTTTCTACAAGAACTGAATATGCATTAAGGCTCACAATATacctaaatacaaatgcagtgCTCACAGATACATGCTTTCCCGCTTTAAATAAGGTAGAAAAGTGCAATGTCAAGCGCTAgggaatatatttatatatatttatatatgtataaaaatatagatatgTTTTCTGAACAAATACAGTAACAGATCCCAAACCTAGCTTTTGTTCTTGGTTGCTCTGAAGGATTTGGAAATCCACTAATCATGCGGAAATAAACAGCAGTTATCAGCTGGATAAAGATTGGCTTTCAGCTGGGTTCATtttcctgtctgtctttctcTAAATAGCTGGTCTCTTGACTTTTTACACAAAAGCTCCTCCATTTGTttgagtatgtgtgtgtttgggggggggATGCATGCGCTGAAAAGCTAACGGTGTGGCAGTGGAGAGAGTTTATGGCTCGGGGGGAGGCTCCTCCAAGCTGTTCAGCAGATCTGTGTACGCAGGCGAGTTAATGTAACGAGGGTACGAGTCTCTCTGCATCAACGTGTAGATCTGCTGCTGAGCGTCGTCGAACGTGCATGAGGTCGGCTCCAGCATGTTGCGGTTTATCACCTCTCGTACGCGGGAGTCCAAGCTGACCTGTAGGGCAAGGAAATGGTGAGATGCTGAATTAAACGACGTATAAGGAAAGTCAAaaagttttttgctttttttttttccaaatgatttACTAGGCTGAAAAGACTTTCTAAACTACATTGTTTTGTTCAAGTTCACTAACCACACCCATCCCTGATTACTTATTTACCTGCAAAATGAGGGAATTATGGAAATCGAACAGAATAAAGTAAGCTAAAAGATCTCACAAAGCAACACACCATTctctgatgtaaaaatgttcaagaacAGATGTTTAGTTGGAGGAAATCcttcaaactttaatgtatattacaataaaaacagcaagGCAGAGGACATTAATCCCCAACCAAATCAAATAACATTATTACCTTTTTAGATGATTTGTTTTGTCCACTATTTCCTGATAAATTTGTCGCTAAATTTAACAGGATTACACCTCCTCTTTGACTTGATCAACTTCTTTGTCTCACCTCTTTTGGCGACAGAATGGAGATGAAGTCCTCGTATATTTGGCGGACTTTCTCCTCCACCACAGTCTTGTTCGTCTCTTTTTTCAGATCCTCGCAAGCAAGCCAGAACATCATGTTCTCTTCGCTGAACTCCGTCCTCAGGAATTGCCTGAAGCAGCTTCGCCCAGCTCCGCTTTTCATCAGCTTCTCAAATGACACCGCCCAGGAGCGAGCTTCGTCCACAGTGGGTTTTGGACTGAGGAATGAATGAagaatttgttttgcaaagataGTTTGGTTTCCTTAAAGTCATTTTTAGAGGAGGGCAGTGGGAGCTACCTTTCTTCACAATTGGAGTTTCCTTCTGGCTGCTGCTCAAACGTTGACCTTTGTACGGTTTCTTCATCACCTCTAACAGTCAAGCTGAAAAGATTGAGAGGAGGTATTATGTCTGAGCAGTCAAAACAACAGCAGGAATATTTAATCCcatctttttgtttgtaaaaccaAGAATGTTGACTAAGATCTTCAGTAATTTCCCAAGATATTGCTTCAAAGCAGACAGACTTTACAATGACCTTACTAAAGTATTTATAAACCTTTAGCTCCTtcaattttccttttcatttgaCCCAGAAACCTAAAATTGATCAGTGATATGTGGTTGATAGGGTTAGAGTTAGGATTGTTCTCCATCCAATCAGACCAAACTTGAGCATTCTTGCAAAGAACAAATTTTGAATACCGCATtctattttccttccacttcacagttatgcgcTTTGTGCTGGTTTGTCACATAAAGTCCCATCGCTGGACTTTGGCTGCTATTTCACTTATTTTCAGTCCAGAACTCCACCTAGCACTTGTGTTACAGTACAGGTACAGAGTCAGGAGAAAGATGGTTAACATCCCTACAGAACCcgcacatcctggacacaaacagtTTGAATCTTTATCTTGAGGTCAGGGTTTCAGGGCtgtatttgcaaaaataagTAACCACAGAGACAGTTTCTTCCCCCAGATTGTCTCTGATGAACACAATGAACACTGTACAGCCAGAGAAGTCAGCCACTGCTGTGAACCAAAAAAAGAATCTTTGCACTCCcacatctatttttcttttccttccttctatctttctctctccttttcttcctttaattctttttttctttctataagAAAATTGGCTTTGAATAGCTTtatatattatttctttaatcCATTACTTTATTAAGTCAGCTTTTGAAGCCAAAGTCAAATTCCTCCATTGTGCACACAATCTTGGCCAATGAGTTTTGATTCTGGACAACAGATCAAGACCActctgaaattttatttttgcaccagATCTGACTCCATTGATGCAAAGTGAAAGCAAgcatcttaaaacattttcgCAGTCAGATCTTTATCTGGAATTGCGTAAAGAAACTGATGTTTGTTCCTCATTCAAATTGACTCAGCACGTATGGCAGGTTCACGCCGATCCGCTGGGACCACCTGCgtcaataataaaatgtgtcaaCTACCTTGTTGCCCCCGTGGGTCTCACCTGTGCATAATTAAAAGCAATTCGCCGCTTCTATTACAGCAGCTGGCCCCAGAGTAATTGGTTCAGGTGAGAGTCCCCCGCGAGCCATCGCAACTGGGAATGTGGCTGCTGTGCAGTGATTAAAACCAAATTCATATACAAGTAGGGATTAAATGAATTACTCATCTCCTGTGAAGTGCATTAGGGTGGCTGCTCCCAGAGGAAGCTTGAGTCAGCCATGGATAACTGCAAAACAGGTTAAATCCCTGGAGACGGCTCTGCGTGTGACCACTGAGGTCCTGTTGTTCTGGGAGGAAGGGTGAGGTTGAGTGTGATCTTTCAACCAGAAGTAGTGCTGAAAGATGGAACTTTTTCCTTCTAAAGAAACCATCAGGTACTGGCTAACATCTCCCCAAACTTTGCTGGAGAATGTTTTATGGTCTG from Xiphophorus couchianus chromosome 21, X_couchianus-1.0, whole genome shotgun sequence includes the following:
- the LOC114137088 gene encoding regulator of G-protein signaling 20-like produces the protein MSVGLCHEEVLQALSLFPWLQQIFTVLWPCLHVVTEKSFSHLQGTHARRGNQLVCVKSEADGCDRAENHLYSGIHGDTSMGSERAEMRKRQMQVHQEAAASVLQARHKMGNTPTNASNACCFCWCCCCSCSCLTVRGDEETVQRSTFEQQPEGNSNCEESPKPTVDEARSWAVSFEKLMKSGAGRSCFRQFLRTEFSEENMMFWLACEDLKKETNKTVVEEKVRQIYEDFISILSPKEVSLDSRVREVINRNMLEPTSCTFDDAQQQIYTLMQRDSYPRYINSPAYTDLLNSLEEPPPEP